A stretch of DNA from Phycisphaerae bacterium:
GACTGTCCCAGTGCCGTGGTAGCCGAGTTCAGCTTCACGACGTCCGCCGCAAGCACGCGACCCGGAACCACATGCTGCAAGAGCACCGCCTTCAGTCGATCCGGGTTGGCCAGGAGCTCGTCCAGCGCACCCTTGGGCAGCTTCGCAAAGGCCTCATCCGTCGGTGCGAACACCGTGAATGGACCGGAGCCCTGCAGCGTCTCGACCAGGTCCGCCGCCTTCACCGCCGCCACGAGCGTGTCGAAATCCCCGGCAGCCACCGCCGTCGAGACGATGTCCTTCTTTCCACCGCAGTCGCTCGCCACGACCGGAGCACTCGACAGGGCGAGACCCAAGCCGCAAGCCACGACACCGACGATCTTCGAATTCAGATTCAACATGATCCTCTCCTTGAAATCACCGTCGCACGGGCCGACCGCTCCGCCTGCTGACCGCCAGCAGTGCGGGCCAAAAAGCCCCTCAACGATGTCGGTCCAATTCCTCAAACACTCTCGAAGCGGTCGTTGAGCAACGCTCAGCGCCCGCCGGTAATCAGAGACATTGCCTCCGCTCGCAGGGCGGCGTCTTCACGGAACGCCCCGCGTACGGCTGACGTCACCATGACACTGTTGGGCTTGCCCACGCCGCGGATCTTCATGCAGTAGTGCTGCGATTCGATGACGACCATCGATCCGCGGGCATGAAGTTGGTCCATGAGCGCATCCGCGACCTGCCCGGTCAGCCGCTCCTGGACCTGAGGCCGCCGCGCGAATCCCTCCACCACGCGAGCCAGCTTGGAGAGTCCGACAACCCGATCTGAAGGCAGGTAGGCGACGTGGGCTTTGCCGAGGAAGGGAAGCAGGTGGTGCTCGCAGACGGAGGCGAAGTCGATATCGCGAAGCAGCACCATCTCTTCATAAGGCTCGTCGAACGTACGCGTCAGATGACGCGTCGGGTCCTCCCGCAGTCCGGAGAAGACCTCGCGGTACATCCGGGCCACACGCGCCGGTGTATCCCGCAGACCATCCCGATCCGGGTCTTCGCCCATTGCCTCCAGGAGGTCGCGCACGGCCTGTTCCGCACGATCAACATCAAACGCGCGGGTTACCGTACCGCCGTCCGTGGTCCGCTCCCGGCGAGTCGACATCAACTCGAACATGGCCTGCCTCCAATAGAAATCGTTCAAATCGTTCATGAGGATTATCGTTCGCCAGGCTCGTCCTGTCAATAGAAAATCGTTCAAAACGATCAGACTTCCGGCGACAAGGGCGAATTCATCGTAACCTATTCATTGGCAATACTTAATGGTCATCGCTGAGGCAGAAGTGGAGCGCCGGCCGTGGAATTCTCGTGACAAATCGGTACACGACACACTAGAATCGTGCAATTCGTTCGCCCGGAGGCCTGAATGAAAGAGACACTGACACCAAAGCAGGTCGCCCGCGCCATCGGCGTGAGCGAGGCTTCTCTTAAACGATGGTGTGACAAAGGTTTACTACCGACGACGCGGACGCTCGGCGGACATCGCCGCCTGCCCTTGGCCGGTGTGATCCAGTTCATTCGCGAGCAGGGCCACGAAGTCGTTCGGCCTGAGGTGCTCGGTCTGCCCGTAACTTCCGGCCAAGGCACTCTGGCGCTGGCACGTGCCGCGCGAGGCGTGCGCGAGGGACTGGCTGAGGGAGATGAGGAGAGGGTTCGCGGGGCGGTATTCAATCTCTACCTCGCACAGCATCGGCTGACCTCGATTTGCGATAACGTACTGGCCCCGGCCATGGCGGAAATGGGCACGAGCTGGGAGCATGGAGACGCGGAAGTCTACGAAGAGCGGCTGGCGTGCGAGATCAGCTTGCGGCTGCTCCACGAGTTTCGCCTGATGCTTCCGACTCCCCCGCTGAGCGCACCGCTGGCCATCGGCGGAACGCTCTCCACTGATCCTTACATGCTGGCCACGGCCATGGTCGAGGTCATCCTGCGCGACGCCGGCTGGCGTGCGGAATCACTCGGCGTGGGTCTTCCCACCGAAACGCTGCGCGCCGCCATCGCACAGCGACGGCCGCGTCTGGTCTGGTTCAGCCTCTCGACGCCCGAGTCCGTGAATGAACTGCGTGGCGGCTGGAGTCATATTCGTGCCGAGGCTGAAAGCGTCGGCGCGCTCGTCGTCGTGGGCGGGCGGGCACTCACGGACCGTGATTACGAAGGTCTCGAGCAAGCTGTCCGTTGCGACAGCGTGACCGGCCTCGCGTCGCTCGCCCAGGCCCTGCATGCCCGAGAGCGTAACGGTAACGATCCGGCAACGCAGTCAGGTAACGGAAACCACACGCCGCCTATGGAATCGGCGCATCCTGCGGCGGATTAGCCTCCGCGTCCGGCTGATTCTTCATCTGCTCAACAACCGACTGCACTGATTCGCGAAGCAGGCCGACGAAATCACCATCCTTGGTCGGCTCGGCTTTCCCGAGCACGGACAACGCCTCCTCCGGTTCTCCGGTGGCGAAGCAGACGTAGGCCAGCAACGCCCTTGCATCCGTCTCATTTGTCGACTTGTCCACGTGGGCCCTCAATGCTGCGAGCTGCCCTTCGAGCGTGTCGCGGTCCGGGTAGAACTGCCGCCAATCGACCGGCGAAGCGATCAGGCTGGGAGCGCTGTTGAAGACCCCGTGCAGGGCTGTCATGGCAACGCCGTACTCTCCGCGGGCAAATCCAGCCATTGCATAGAACAGCTTGGCGTAGGGATCGTTCCCAT
This window harbors:
- a CDS encoding cobalamin-dependent protein (Presence of a B(12) (cobalamin)-binding domain implies dependence on cobalamin itself, in one of its several forms, or in some unusual lineages, dependence on a cobalamin-like analog.), with amino-acid sequence MKETLTPKQVARAIGVSEASLKRWCDKGLLPTTRTLGGHRRLPLAGVIQFIREQGHEVVRPEVLGLPVTSGQGTLALARAARGVREGLAEGDEERVRGAVFNLYLAQHRLTSICDNVLAPAMAEMGTSWEHGDAEVYEERLACEISLRLLHEFRLMLPTPPLSAPLAIGGTLSTDPYMLATAMVEVILRDAGWRAESLGVGLPTETLRAAIAQRRPRLVWFSLSTPESVNELRGGWSHIRAEAESVGALVVVGGRALTDRDYEGLEQAVRCDSVTGLASLAQALHARERNGNDPATQSGNGNHTPPMESAHPAAD
- the folE gene encoding GTP cyclohydrolase I FolE, which encodes MSTRRERTTDGGTVTRAFDVDRAEQAVRDLLEAMGEDPDRDGLRDTPARVARMYREVFSGLREDPTRHLTRTFDEPYEEMVLLRDIDFASVCEHHLLPFLGKAHVAYLPSDRVVGLSKLARVVEGFARRPQVQERLTGQVADALMDQLHARGSMVVIESQHYCMKIRGVGKPNSVMVTSAVRGAFREDAALRAEAMSLITGGR